One window of Hydractinia symbiolongicarpus strain clone_291-10 chromosome 3, HSymV2.1, whole genome shotgun sequence genomic DNA carries:
- the LOC130636531 gene encoding uncharacterized protein LOC130636531 — protein sequence MGIGQTIFSLMWGYIAYVKGKKPTLIASTLIMLTTLAFGFTSNFDWAVTTRFIQGSSLGIVLISKSIIPDVCDDTNMAFAMTILLSTVSVGFIIGPSVAGFLAFPAEQYPDIFPQDSVFGIFGILLPTLVLAVGFAIGIILLVLFIPNESRKKNEKTPLLESSTESQRNLLPVQMKSQKRKAHL from the exons ATGGGAATTGGACAAACAATCTTCAG TTTGATGTGGGGGTACATTGCATATGTTAAAGGAAAGAAACCAACCCTCATCGCTTCAACTTTGATTATGTTAACCACTTTAGCATTTGGATTTACTAGTAACTTTGATTGGGCTGTTACTACGCGATTTATCCAAGGATCATCGTTAG GTATTGTTTTAATCTCTAAATCAATAATTCCAGATGTTTGTGACGATACAAATATGGCGTTTGCCATGACAATCTTACTTTCGACAGTTTCGGTTGGCTTCATCATCGGACCAAGTGTAGCAG gttttttggcaTTCCCTGCTGAACAATATCCAGATATTTTTCCTCAAG ATTCTGTTTTTGGAATATTTGGTATTCTTCTCCCAACTTTAGTTCTTGCTGTGGGTTTTGCAATTGGCATCATTCTTCTTGTGTTATTTATTCCAAATGAATCCAG gaaaaaaaatgaaaaaacaccATTACTCGAATCGTCAACTGAGAGCCAAAGGAATTTATTGCCAGTTCAAATGAAGTCGCAAAAACGCAAAGCTCACTTATGA